Proteins found in one SAR202 cluster bacterium genomic segment:
- the tpiA gene encoding triose-phosphate isomerase, which produces MSYLIVANWKMNKTNLESLELVTEINNGIQQKSDINIVICPPYTSIVSAAGILKNSSINLGSQNISHESSGAYTGEISADMLSPYCKYVIVGHSERRTMYGETNNIINLKILRAIESDLIPILCIGENIEQRNQGDLDSTLNEMLESALQNVKNCNQLVVAYEPLWAIGTGTAASPELANQACNKINNFLMKYFNKTKK; this is translated from the coding sequence TTGTCTTATTTAATTGTTGCTAATTGGAAAATGAATAAAACTAATTTAGAATCTCTTGAATTGGTCACTGAAATTAATAATGGGATTCAACAAAAGTCTGATATTAATATTGTGATTTGTCCTCCGTATACTTCAATTGTATCAGCTGCTGGTATATTAAAAAATTCTTCTATTAACCTTGGATCTCAAAATATTTCACATGAGTCATCAGGAGCTTATACTGGTGAAATATCGGCAGATATGCTATCACCATATTGCAAGTATGTTATTGTTGGGCATTCTGAAAGAAGAACGATGTATGGAGAAACTAATAACATTATAAATTTGAAAATATTAAGAGCTATAGAAAGCGATTTGATTCCAATTCTTTGTATTGGTGAAAATATTGAACAACGAAATCAAGGAGATTTAGATTCGACACTGAACGAAATGTTAGAGTCTGCTTTGCAAAATGTGAAAAATTGTAATCAATTGGTTGTCGCTTATGAACCTTTATGGGCAATAGGGACCGGCACTGCAGCTTCCCCAGAGTTAGCAAACCAAGCTTGTAATAAAATTAATAATTTTTTAATGAAATACTTTAATAAAACTAAAAAA
- the gpmA gene encoding 2,3-diphosphoglycerate-dependent phosphoglycerate mutase, whose product MVPLAIIRHGQSKWNLENRFTGWIDVDLSEEGISEAKLAANELLSSGIQFDVAYTSVLKRAIRTLWVIMDDMDLMWIPVNRSWRLNERHYGDLIGLNKVETAEKYGIEQVQMWRRSYTVRPEELKPDDPRSFESDRRYKGLNIPRTESLKDTLDRVIPVWNEAIKKDLEAGKNVLLVAHGNSCRALIKFLDNMNDEEINEFNIPTGIPLIYEFDNDLNPINHYYLGDPEDIAKRTNAVANQAKKQN is encoded by the coding sequence GTGGTGCCTTTAGCAATTATTAGACATGGACAAAGCAAATGGAATCTTGAAAATCGGTTTACAGGTTGGATAGATGTTGATTTGAGTGAAGAAGGTATATCTGAAGCTAAGCTTGCTGCAAATGAATTATTATCAAGTGGAATACAGTTTGATGTTGCATATACTTCAGTATTAAAAAGAGCTATAAGGACTTTATGGGTAATTATGGATGATATGGATTTAATGTGGATACCTGTAAATAGATCCTGGCGATTGAACGAACGTCACTATGGTGATTTGATTGGATTAAACAAAGTCGAAACAGCCGAGAAATATGGTATTGAACAGGTTCAGATGTGGCGAAGAAGCTATACAGTAAGACCTGAAGAATTAAAACCCGATGACCCTAGAAGTTTTGAATCTGATAGACGATATAAAGGACTAAATATTCCTCGCACAGAGTCATTAAAAGATACTCTCGATCGGGTCATACCTGTTTGGAATGAGGCAATTAAGAAAGATTTAGAAGCAGGTAAAAATGTTTTGTTAGTAGCTCATGGGAACAGTTGCCGAGCTTTAATTAAATTTTTAGATAATATGAACGATGAAGAAATTAATGAGTTTAATATTCCAACAGGTATTCCGCTTATTTATGAATTTGATAATGATTTAAATCCTATTAATCACTACTATCTTGGTGACCCTGAAGATATAGCTAAAAGAACCAATGCAGTAGCAAATCAGGCAAAGAAACAGAATTAA
- a CDS encoding phosphoglycerate kinase has translation MKRTIRDADCSDKTVLVRVDFNVPLDPITGQISDDTRIFASLPTIRYLQQNNCKIILCSHFDRPKGKIVKEMRMFPVAKRLNALLGQETIYVRETIGDVVREAANEMAPRDVMVLENVRFYGAEEANEIAFCRSLASLADIYVNDAFSTSHRDHASISGIADFLPSYAGFQMEKELRNLSAALDDPARPMAAIMGGAKIVDKINLLQNMFEKLDLLVVGGGMAMIFFSALGYSVGEGPIDEESVNIAKSILQLAKENNTEVILPTDVVVADSFSIDSKYKTVSLTELKDKGFVMDIGPETLKLFISKLNNCKTIVWNGPMGVFEFEQFSNGTRGLAEAVANIKNVTSIVGGGSTAEAINKLGLVNAVTHISTGGGASLEFLEGKDLIGVSKIPDVDVVDL, from the coding sequence ATGAAACGAACTATTAGAGACGCCGATTGTAGTGATAAAACTGTCTTAGTGAGAGTTGATTTTAATGTTCCTTTAGATCCTATAACAGGACAAATATCTGACGATACACGTATTTTTGCCTCACTTCCCACAATTCGTTATTTACAGCAAAACAATTGTAAAATAATTTTGTGTTCGCATTTTGATAGACCCAAAGGCAAAATTGTTAAAGAAATGCGTATGTTTCCTGTAGCAAAACGACTAAATGCTTTACTTGGACAAGAAACTATATATGTACGGGAAACAATTGGTGATGTAGTTCGTGAAGCGGCTAACGAAATGGCGCCCAGAGATGTTATGGTTTTAGAAAATGTTAGATTTTATGGTGCAGAAGAAGCAAATGAAATAGCATTTTGCCGGTCACTTGCATCTTTGGCAGATATTTATGTCAACGATGCTTTTAGTACTTCCCATCGTGATCATGCATCAATAAGTGGAATAGCTGATTTTCTTCCTAGTTATGCCGGTTTCCAGATGGAGAAAGAACTACGAAACTTAAGTGCAGCTCTCGATGATCCAGCAAGACCTATGGCTGCAATCATGGGCGGAGCAAAAATAGTTGATAAAATAAATTTATTGCAAAATATGTTTGAGAAGTTAGATTTGCTAGTAGTTGGTGGCGGGATGGCTATGATATTCTTTTCAGCGTTAGGATATTCGGTAGGGGAAGGCCCTATTGATGAGGAAAGTGTAAACATCGCAAAATCAATTTTGCAATTGGCTAAAGAAAATAATACTGAAGTTATATTACCTACTGATGTAGTTGTGGCGGATTCATTTAGTATAGATAGTAAGTACAAAACAGTCTCTTTAACAGAATTAAAAGATAAAGGTTTTGTTATGGATATTGGCCCAGAAACACTCAAATTATTTATTTCCAAACTAAATAATTGTAAAACTATAGTTTGGAATGGTCCAATGGGAGTATTCGAGTTCGAACAATTTTCAAATGGAACAAGGGGACTTGCAGAAGCTGTTGCAAATATAAAAAATGTTACGAGCATAGTTGGTGGTGGATCAACAGCAGAAGCCATTAATAAATTAGGTTTAGTTAATGCAGTCACTCATATATCTACAGGAGGAGGAGCATCTCTCGAATTTCTGGAAGGTAAAGACTTAATTGGGGTGTCAAAAATACCTGATGTGGATGTAGTAGATTTATAG
- a CDS encoding threonylcarbamoyl-AMP synthase — protein sequence MDNKIDQAVKIIQSGGVVCLPTDTQFGLSVDYKNDLALQKLINLKSRDENAGIPLLLANVDQLKLVTDTPPDDVINLCEHFWPGALTIVMPKNNSISEFVSGGHSGVALRIPNHDVPRRIAAELGRPITGTSANFSGLAPVGNYDEAQSNFKGLVDYVFPTSENIIQGEPSTIIEFTNNKLNLLRQGAIPFETIQKVYNRFH from the coding sequence ATGGATAATAAAATTGATCAAGCAGTTAAAATAATTCAATCTGGTGGGGTTGTTTGTTTGCCAACAGACACTCAATTTGGACTATCTGTTGATTACAAAAATGACTTAGCGTTACAAAAATTAATAAATTTAAAATCTCGTGATGAAAATGCAGGAATTCCACTTTTATTAGCTAATGTTGATCAGTTAAAATTAGTTACAGATACACCGCCAGATGACGTTATAAATTTGTGCGAGCACTTTTGGCCGGGGGCTTTAACAATAGTAATGCCTAAGAACAATTCAATATCAGAGTTTGTTTCTGGCGGTCATTCTGGAGTTGCACTAAGAATTCCTAATCATGATGTTCCTCGCCGTATTGCAGCTGAACTTGGTAGACCAATTACAGGTACAAGTGCTAATTTTTCTGGACTGGCTCCAGTGGGTAATTATGATGAGGCTCAAAGTAATTTTAAGGGACTAGTAGATTACGTTTTTCCTACTTCAGAAAATATTATCCAAGGTGAGCCATCTACAATTATAGAATTTACTAACAACAAATTAAATTTACTTCGACAAGGGGCAATCCCTTTTGAAACTATTCAAAAGGTATATAATAGATTCCACTAA
- the guaA gene encoding glutamine-hydrolyzing GMP synthase, producing the protein MNSKSEIHNEESIIIVDFGSQFSHLIARRLREINVYSILIPPSSDFDTVKRLKPKGIILSGGPYSVYDTNAPLAPDWVYTSNLPILGICYGMQLITHQLNGKVTASSKREYGHAKLNKNNLSTTLLDSIDDNNDVWMSHGDKIDSLPIDFECIASTENTPFAVIKKDNIYGLQFHPEVSHTNNGIQILKNFVYKICGCIGDWTPENFITKSVDEIKEIVGENTVICALSGGVDSSVTARLIHEAIGDQLQCIFVNNGLLRKDESKNVIEAFEKFTDFNLTYINAERQFLKSLKNIIDPEEKRKIIGTEFINIFEEYSKNNFANAKFLAQGTLYPDVIESESSDNSNSAKIKTHHNVGGLPEKMSLKLLEPLRYLFKDEVKSIGKSLGLSDELLYRQPFPGPGLSIRILGEVTKQKLDILRDVDWIVIDEIKSANLYHSLWQSFAVLTNAKTVGVMGDHRTYSYVAAIRAVQSDDAMTADWAKIPYEVLSTISNRIVNEVPSVNRVVYDITSKPPGTIEWE; encoded by the coding sequence ATGAACTCTAAATCTGAAATCCACAATGAAGAATCTATAATAATTGTTGATTTTGGATCTCAATTTAGTCACCTAATAGCTAGAAGACTCCGCGAAATTAATGTCTATAGTATTTTGATACCACCATCTAGTGATTTTGATACTGTGAAACGACTAAAGCCAAAAGGAATAATACTTTCTGGAGGTCCCTATAGTGTTTATGACACGAATGCCCCACTTGCACCTGATTGGGTTTATACTTCCAATTTACCTATACTAGGTATCTGTTATGGCATGCAATTAATTACACACCAATTAAATGGCAAAGTGACAGCTTCTTCGAAACGTGAATATGGGCATGCAAAACTTAACAAAAATAACCTTTCAACTACTTTATTAGACTCTATTGATGATAATAACGACGTATGGATGAGTCATGGAGATAAAATTGATAGCTTACCAATTGATTTTGAATGTATAGCAAGTACTGAAAATACACCATTCGCTGTAATCAAAAAAGATAATATATATGGTCTCCAATTTCATCCTGAAGTTTCTCATACAAATAATGGTATTCAAATTCTAAAAAATTTCGTTTATAAAATTTGTGGATGTATAGGTGATTGGACCCCCGAAAACTTTATCACTAAATCAGTGGATGAAATCAAGGAGATCGTCGGTGAAAATACTGTCATTTGTGCCCTGTCTGGAGGTGTTGACTCTTCAGTAACTGCAAGACTAATTCATGAGGCAATAGGTGATCAACTGCAATGTATATTTGTAAATAACGGACTATTACGCAAAGATGAATCAAAAAATGTTATTGAAGCCTTTGAAAAGTTTACAGATTTTAATCTCACCTATATAAATGCTGAAAGACAGTTTCTAAAGTCATTAAAAAATATTATTGATCCTGAGGAAAAACGTAAAATTATAGGAACGGAATTTATAAATATTTTCGAAGAATATTCGAAAAATAACTTTGCGAACGCAAAGTTCTTAGCACAAGGTACTCTCTATCCTGATGTCATTGAGAGTGAATCTAGTGACAATTCTAATTCAGCTAAGATTAAAACTCACCACAATGTTGGCGGTTTGCCAGAAAAAATGTCTCTTAAATTACTAGAACCTTTACGATATTTATTTAAAGATGAAGTAAAAAGCATAGGGAAATCACTGGGTCTTTCTGATGAATTACTGTACCGACAACCATTTCCTGGACCTGGATTAAGTATAAGAATCTTAGGTGAAGTAACTAAACAAAAACTAGATATTCTACGTGATGTTGATTGGATAGTCATTGATGAAATCAAATCTGCAAATCTATACCATTCCCTCTGGCAAAGCTTCGCTGTTTTAACTAATGCTAAAACAGTTGGGGTTATGGGTGATCACCGTACATATAGTTATGTTGCTGCAATCAGGGCAG